The following are encoded in a window of Triticum urartu cultivar G1812 unplaced genomic scaffold, Tu2.1 TuUngrouped_contig_6320, whole genome shotgun sequence genomic DNA:
- the LOC125530445 gene encoding F-box/LRR-repeat protein 14-like → MLESIELTFDGYKGMKALSSAPLLETLELVCCRAITDAGMRFIARAPCLINLTLRICAQVTDAGVAMLVHALKLESLIIEGCDRVSKKTVKRVGGSAQCHTSKTRLVQYSAESASPAELKRIRY, encoded by the coding sequence ACAAGGGGATGAAGGCCCTCTCATCTGCTCCATTACTGGAGACACTCGAGCTTGTGTGCTGCAGAGCGATAACAGATGCTGGGATGCGTTTCATTGCACGTGCCCCATGCTTGATCAATCTCACACTCCGGATCTGTGCACAAGTGACTGATGCTGGAGTGGCCATGCTAGTACATGCACTGAAGTTAGAGTCTCTGATCATTGAAGGCTGCGACCGGGTCTCTAAGAAGACTGTGAAGAGGGTTGGTGGATCAGCTCAGTGCCACACTTCCAAAACAAGATTGGTTCAGTACTCCGCCGAGTCTGCAAGCCCGGCCGAATTAAAAAGAATTCGCTACTAA